In Methanofastidiosum sp., one genomic interval encodes:
- a CDS encoding PstS family phosphate ABC transporter substrate-binding protein, with translation MDKRRIGVFGLLMAVIVFGMVFSGCTQNTSTQSSTVKLNQTGSSTVLPLAIAWAEQFEGALISVSGGGSSHGLNALLKGEADLGDASRLMKSSDYKNVGCDETLVSSDGTASAACNGVLPTKWIVAYDVLAVVVNKENTWANELTYDQLYKIFTDDSPAVYWDEVPGLKEKGAPHEKITIYAPDEASGTYDYFFESIIKDWGKATQVAKTRLEAGDGVYNPSADDNVILDAIKTNKYSIGYFGYAYIIENPGQLQVVKIAKISGDTFVEASIENVADYPMARPLHIYTNGIPNTNSEKGKAINAYLKYILSEEGQTIVPQVGYVKVSLVDPTIMPAQLSKLN, from the coding sequence ATGGATAAAAGAAGGATAGGAGTATTTGGATTATTGATGGCCGTTATTGTTTTCGGTATGGTCTTTTCCGGCTGTACTCAAAATACATCAACACAGTCATCAACAGTAAAACTTAACCAGACAGGATCAAGCACAGTTTTGCCTTTGGCAATAGCTTGGGCAGAACAATTCGAAGGTGCACTGATATCTGTTTCGGGTGGAGGATCAAGCCACGGATTAAATGCTCTTCTTAAAGGAGAGGCAGATTTAGGAGATGCAAGCAGGTTAATGAAAAGTTCTGACTATAAGAACGTAGGTTGTGATGAAACATTAGTTTCTTCAGATGGTACTGCATCAGCTGCTTGTAATGGAGTTCTCCCAACAAAATGGATTGTAGCTTATGACGTGTTAGCTGTAGTAGTTAACAAAGAAAATACATGGGCAAATGAACTTACATATGACCAATTATACAAGATTTTTACAGACGATAGTCCTGCAGTCTACTGGGATGAAGTTCCCGGATTAAAAGAAAAGGGAGCGCCACACGAAAAAATAACAATATATGCACCGGATGAAGCCAGCGGAACATACGATTACTTCTTTGAGAGCATAATTAAAGACTGGGGAAAAGCAACTCAAGTTGCAAAGACAAGACTTGAAGCAGGCGATGGAGTATACAATCCAAGTGCAGATGACAATGTAATTTTAGACGCAATAAAAACAAACAAGTATTCAATAGGATACTTTGGATATGCATATATCATTGAAAATCCTGGGCAGTTACAAGTTGTTAAAATTGCAAAAATATCCGGAGATACATTTGTTGAAGCATCAATTGAAAACGTAGCAGATTATCCAATGGCAAGACCCCTTCATATATACACAAACGGCATCCCAAACACTAACTCTGAAAAGGGAAAAGCTATAAATGCATATCTAAAATACATCTTAAGTGAAGAAGGACAAACAATAGTACCGCAAGTTGGATATGTAAAAGTATCCTTAGTTGACCCAACAATAATGCCGGCACAACTTTCAAAACTTAATTAA
- a CDS encoding phosphate uptake regulator PhoU, with translation MEIRKVQITGGSSYVITLPKEWIKSLNIKKNDSLGLIVQKDGTLLVTTDKVTEKKRKQKEFIVDSDTDKTFLFRLLVGAYVMGYSDIAIRSNEIMPPQIRESIRMFTQIAIGPEIVDEESNLFIIKDLLSPMEMPFEKTVKRMYSLVESMYKDAIKSLKINNKELAENVVSRDFEVDRLYWLATHQYNVILTDMMLSKKMGLSQEEASYYFLISRILERIGDHAAILGENVVKAIGKLNPEIIQDIESASTLALEIFSNSFESHFRKNIKKANENIESVEKLLEKCEDINNKALNLGIEAFPVIYIVESIRRTGEYSGDISELTINYLILKN, from the coding sequence ATGGAAATAAGAAAGGTTCAGATTACTGGTGGTTCTTCTTATGTTATTACCTTGCCTAAAGAGTGGATTAAATCATTAAACATAAAGAAGAATGATTCATTAGGCCTCATAGTTCAAAAGGATGGAACTCTGCTTGTAACAACGGATAAAGTAACTGAAAAAAAAAGAAAACAAAAGGAGTTTATTGTTGATTCTGATACTGATAAAACATTTCTATTTAGACTTCTTGTGGGTGCTTATGTTATGGGATACTCCGATATTGCAATAAGGTCAAATGAAATAATGCCTCCTCAGATTAGAGAATCTATCCGAATGTTCACGCAAATTGCAATAGGCCCTGAGATTGTTGATGAAGAGTCTAATCTTTTCATTATAAAAGATCTATTAAGCCCAATGGAAATGCCTTTTGAAAAGACAGTCAAGAGGATGTATTCTCTTGTTGAAAGCATGTATAAGGACGCAATTAAATCTCTAAAAATTAACAACAAAGAATTAGCTGAAAATGTTGTTTCAAGGGATTTTGAAGTAGATAGGCTCTACTGGCTTGCCACGCATCAGTATAATGTAATTCTCACCGACATGATGCTTTCAAAGAAAATGGGTTTGAGTCAAGAAGAAGCAAGCTATTACTTTTTGATTAGCAGGATTTTAGAAAGAATTGGTGATCACGCTGCTATCCTTGGAGAGAATGTTGTAAAAGCTATAGGTAAGCTCAATCCAGAAATTATTCAAGATATAGAATCTGCAAGTACTTTGGCCCTTGAAATCTTCTCAAACAGCTTTGAATCTCATTTCAGGAAGAATATCAAAAAGGCAAATGAAAATATTGAGTCTGTAGAGAAATTACTGGAAAAATGTGAAGATATAAATAACAAGGCATTGAACCTTGGCATTGAAGCATTCCCGGTCATTTATATTGTTGAAAGTATTAGAAGAACAGGCGAATACTCAGGAGACATCTCGGAACTTACAATTAATTACTTAATATTAAAAAATTAA